Part of the Juglans regia cultivar Chandler chromosome 14, Walnut 2.0, whole genome shotgun sequence genome, CATGCTTCATGCACCCTATTTGATTTCAATGATATACTCTTATTAATTTTCTGTTCTCCGTAAAGTGGATTTGATATTGTCAATTTTACAACAGTAGTTTCATGTTGTACGCTGGAATGTCTGATGCTTGACTTGAAATAAGTAAATAGATGTCTTTCATGACTGTCTACAAGGTTTGGTTTCTCCTGTAAAGTGAACCTCGTCATAGCGGCATCATGGTGTTTTGCAGGTCCTTCGTCATCTTGGTCGGATAAGTGAGACTCGGATTGGGCATCACCGAGTGATTATTCTTTTGAAACCTCAATGAAGCTTCGCAAAGAATCCCATCTTGAATGTTTGTAATCATCCactgtttttctttcaagagGAAGGGTAAGGGGTCACAATTATATGTTCTTTATATGCAAGGTTTAGGAAATTAGGCAAGAGGTTGACATTGGTTTTCAAAACTGAACGTAGTAAGCATTGTAGAATCTCATTGAAGTTTTTCCAAGAATACTAGTATGTATGATATAGATTATAGATCTATTTGGTACATATCTGGTTCATTTACGTGCTATAATTGAGATTGTATCTCGTCATTGTGTTAAAAATGTTTACTTGGAATATTAGAATTGTGGTAATTATTATCTTCACAGTATATTTGGGACAGTTTTGGATGATACGTCATtgacagagagagacagacaatGACCAAATCTATAACTTCGTAATTCCTTGCATGCTAACATATTGTCATGATTTCCATTCGTACATTAAAGAATTTCCGCAAAAATGGTCGTTAGAAAGATTTTGAAATTCGAGGGCATATGAAGAGACTTCTACGCGGACAATTTTgctttattaaatgaaaaacacAGATAAACAAGAGCATCAAAATCAACACTGATCCAGAAAAGAGGCATCGGATTCTGAGACACTCGAGCTTCATCTATGCACACACAAAGCCTTCAGGGACCTTCTTGCCGCACCCATTAACAAGCAAACTGAGGGCAACAGGTACCTCCAGCTTCACAACTCCCAATACATTTGCCTTAATAGCTGTGCACAAACACAATGCAGCTTCAAGATCTGCTAGGCCTTTCACCACCGTACAGCATTCCTCGCTTGGTTTAGTCCCcacaacctcagttaccaaccCTAACCAGCTGCCACAAACCCCAAACTTGAGAGTGTCTTTTGGGCATTTGGCAGGCTTCTCTGGAGTAGAGGGAGTTAAGGGAGGACTTTTTGGAGTGCATGGAACGTTACTAGATGAAACAGTGGTGAAAAATATGACGTTGAGTAGAATGAAACAAGCTGCTGCGGCTTTGCAAGCCCCGAAGAAACCCCCCATTTTATCATACAACAAACTAGAGGCAGGCAGCAATTCTCATCGGGTATTCAGCCTATATTATAATCGAAGCAACAGGCGAGGCTAACAAGCATGAGTAGATA contains:
- the LOC109015757 gene encoding putative lipid-binding protein At4g00165 translates to MGGFFGACKAAAACFILLNVIFFTTVSSSNVPCTPKSPPLTPSTPEKPAKCPKDTLKFGVCGSWLGLVTEVVGTKPSEECCTVVKGLADLEAALCLCTAIKANVLGVVKLEVPVALSLLVNGCGKKVPEGFVCA